One segment of Streptomyces sp. NBC_01463 DNA contains the following:
- the sucC gene encoding ADP-forming succinate--CoA ligase subunit beta, with amino-acid sequence MDLYEHQARQLFAEHGIAVPRAEVVDSAGAAQGAATRLGGRVVVKAQVKTGGRGKAGGVKTAADPAAAALTARRILGMDIKGHPVRTVMLAEQMDIEAEFYVGYVLDRAAGTFLAIASAEGGMEIEEVAANHPDAVARIPVDPVEGVTDDKAREIAAAAGLPPETAGVLARLWQVLSREDALLVEVNPLVLTTDGRIVALDGKVTLDDNARFRQPRWSAGADDPHADPLEAEAAAKGLNYVKLDGEVGIIGNGAGLVMSTLDVVAGCGARPANFLDIGGGASSRVMADGLSVVLSDPDVASVLVNVFGGITACDAVAEGIVQALETVRLTKPLVVRLDGNNAARGRAILDARAHPLVQQSTTMDGAALSAARLADAA; translated from the coding sequence ATGGATCTGTACGAGCACCAGGCACGGCAACTCTTCGCGGAACACGGCATAGCGGTACCGCGCGCCGAGGTCGTCGACAGCGCGGGCGCGGCGCAGGGGGCGGCCACTCGGCTCGGCGGCCGCGTCGTCGTCAAGGCCCAGGTCAAGACCGGTGGCCGGGGCAAGGCGGGCGGGGTGAAGACGGCCGCCGACCCCGCGGCGGCGGCTCTCACCGCACGCCGCATTCTCGGCATGGACATCAAGGGCCACCCGGTCCGCACGGTGATGCTCGCCGAACAGATGGACATCGAGGCCGAGTTCTACGTCGGCTACGTACTGGACCGGGCGGCCGGCACCTTCCTCGCCATCGCGTCCGCCGAGGGCGGGATGGAGATCGAGGAGGTGGCCGCGAACCACCCGGACGCGGTGGCCCGCATCCCGGTCGACCCGGTGGAAGGCGTGACGGACGACAAGGCGCGTGAGATCGCCGCGGCGGCCGGACTGCCACCGGAGACGGCCGGTGTCCTGGCACGGCTCTGGCAGGTCCTCAGCCGGGAGGACGCCCTCCTGGTCGAGGTCAACCCGCTCGTCCTGACCACCGACGGCCGGATCGTCGCGCTGGACGGCAAGGTGACACTCGACGACAACGCCCGCTTCCGTCAGCCCCGTTGGAGTGCCGGGGCCGATGACCCGCACGCCGACCCGCTGGAGGCCGAGGCGGCCGCGAAGGGGCTCAACTACGTCAAGCTCGACGGCGAGGTCGGGATCATCGGCAACGGCGCCGGACTCGTCATGTCCACCTTGGACGTCGTCGCCGGCTGCGGCGCACGGCCCGCCAACTTCCTGGACATCGGCGGCGGCGCCTCGTCCCGCGTCATGGCCGACGGACTCTCCGTCGTCCTCTCCGACCCGGACGTGGCCTCGGTCCTGGTCAACGTCTTCGGCGGGATCACCGCCTGCGACGCGGTGGCCGAGGGCATCGTCCAGGCACTGGAGACCGTACGCCTGACGAAACCGCTCGTCGTCCGCCTCGACGGCAACAACGCAGCCCGCGGCCGGGCGATCCTCGACGCACGGGCGCACCCGCTGGTCCAGCAGTCCACCACGATGGACGGCGCCGCGCTGAGCGCCGC
- the frc gene encoding formyl-CoA transferase: protein MTKALEGVRVLDMTHVQSGPSATQLLGWLGADVVKLEAPSGDITRRQLRDLPDVDSLYFTMLNCNKRSITLNTKSARGKEILTELIRRSDVMVENFGPGAVDRMGFTWERIQEINPRIVYASIKGFGEGPYTAFKAYEVVAQAMGGSMSTTGFEDGPPLATGAQIGDSGTGIHAVAGILAALYQRESTGRGQRVNVAMQHAVLNLCRVKLRDQQRLEHGPLAEYPNEDFGDEVPRSGNASGGGQPGWAVKCAPGGPNDYVYVIVQPVGWQPLASLIGRPELVEDPEWATPEARLPKLGKMFQLIEEWSSTLPKWQVLEQLNGHNIPCGPILSTKEIMEDESLAANEMVVRVEHPERGTFTTVGSPLKLSDSPVDVVTSPLLGQHNEAVYIGELGLGDEELRLLKTSGVI from the coding sequence ATGACCAAGGCTCTTGAGGGCGTGCGCGTCCTCGACATGACGCACGTACAGTCCGGCCCCTCCGCCACCCAGCTGCTCGGCTGGCTCGGTGCGGACGTGGTGAAGCTGGAGGCTCCGAGCGGCGACATCACCCGCAGGCAGCTGCGCGACCTGCCCGATGTCGACTCCCTCTACTTCACGATGCTCAACTGCAACAAGCGGAGCATCACGCTGAACACCAAGAGCGCACGCGGCAAGGAGATCCTCACCGAACTCATCCGCCGCAGCGATGTGATGGTGGAGAACTTCGGGCCGGGGGCAGTCGACCGCATGGGGTTCACCTGGGAGCGGATCCAGGAGATCAACCCCCGCATCGTGTACGCCTCCATCAAGGGATTCGGTGAGGGCCCGTACACCGCCTTCAAGGCGTACGAGGTGGTCGCCCAGGCGATGGGCGGCTCGATGTCCACCACCGGGTTCGAGGACGGGCCGCCGCTGGCCACCGGTGCGCAGATCGGCGACTCCGGGACCGGGATCCACGCCGTCGCCGGCATCCTGGCCGCCCTGTACCAGCGCGAGAGCACCGGCCGGGGGCAGCGCGTCAACGTCGCCATGCAGCATGCCGTCCTCAATCTGTGCCGGGTGAAGCTGCGCGATCAACAGCGTCTCGAACACGGCCCGTTGGCCGAGTATCCGAACGAGGACTTCGGCGACGAGGTGCCGCGCAGCGGCAACGCCAGCGGTGGCGGGCAGCCCGGCTGGGCGGTGAAGTGCGCCCCCGGCGGGCCCAACGACTACGTGTACGTGATCGTGCAGCCCGTCGGCTGGCAGCCGCTCGCCTCGCTGATCGGGCGGCCCGAACTGGTGGAGGACCCAGAGTGGGCGACGCCGGAGGCCCGGCTGCCCAAGCTCGGCAAGATGTTCCAGCTCATCGAGGAGTGGTCGTCCACGCTCCCCAAGTGGCAGGTCCTGGAACAGCTCAACGGCCACAACATCCCGTGCGGCCCGATCCTGTCCACCAAGGAGATCATGGAGGACGAGTCGCTGGCCGCCAACGAGATGGTCGTCCGGGTCGAGCACCCCGAGCGCGGCACGTTCACCACCGTCGGCAGTCCGCTGAAGCTGTCCGACTCCCCCGTCGACGTGGTGACGTCACCACTGCTCGGCCAGCACAACGAAGCGGTGTACATCGGCGAACTGGGCCTCGGTGACGAGGAACTGCGGCTGCTGAAGACGAGCGGAGTCATCTGA
- a CDS encoding thiamine pyrophosphate-binding protein, translating to MPEDSQDLISGGHLVAKALKAEGVERIYTLCGGHIIDIYDGCVDEGIEVVDVRHEQVAAHAADGYARITGKPGCAVVTAGPGTTDAVTGVANAFRAESPMLLIGGQGAHSQHKMGSLQDLPHVEMMAPISKFSASVPDTARAADMVSMAFRECYHGAPGPSFLEIPRDVLDAKVPVSRARVPQAGQYRASTRSPGDPAAVERLADLLVHAEKPAILLGSQVWTTRATDSATELVRTLNVPAYMNGAGRGTLPPGDPHHFQLSRRYAFSNADLIIIVGTPFDFRMGYGKRLSPDATVVQIDLDYRTVGKNRDVDLGIVGDAGLVLKAVTEAASGRLNGGAVKRKAWLEELRAAEQTAIEKRLPSLRSDASPIHPYRLVSEINEFLTEDSIYIGDGGDIVTFSGQVVQPKSPGHWMDPGPLGTLGVGVPFVLAAKQARPDKEVVALFGDGAFSLTGWDFETLVRYDLPFVGIVGNNSSMNQIRYGQKAKYGDERQRVGNTLGDVHYDKFAQMLGGYGEEVRDPADIGPALRRARESGLPSLINVWVDPDAYAPGTMNQTMYK from the coding sequence ATGCCCGAGGACAGCCAGGACCTCATTTCCGGTGGGCACTTGGTCGCGAAGGCGTTGAAGGCCGAGGGGGTGGAGCGCATCTACACCCTCTGCGGCGGCCACATCATCGACATCTACGACGGCTGCGTCGACGAGGGCATCGAGGTCGTCGACGTACGCCACGAACAGGTCGCCGCCCACGCCGCCGACGGCTACGCCCGGATCACCGGCAAGCCCGGGTGCGCCGTCGTCACCGCGGGGCCGGGGACGACGGACGCGGTGACGGGCGTCGCGAACGCCTTCCGCGCCGAGTCACCGATGCTGCTGATCGGGGGTCAGGGGGCGCACAGCCAGCACAAGATGGGCTCGCTCCAGGACCTCCCGCACGTCGAGATGATGGCGCCGATCTCGAAGTTCTCCGCCTCCGTGCCGGACACCGCGCGCGCCGCCGACATGGTGTCGATGGCGTTCCGCGAGTGCTACCACGGGGCGCCGGGTCCGTCCTTCCTGGAGATTCCGCGCGACGTGCTGGACGCCAAGGTGCCGGTGTCCAGGGCCCGGGTGCCGCAGGCCGGGCAGTACCGGGCCTCGACCCGCTCGCCCGGTGACCCCGCCGCCGTCGAGAGGCTGGCCGATCTGCTGGTCCACGCGGAGAAGCCGGCGATCCTGCTGGGCAGTCAGGTGTGGACCACCCGGGCGACGGACTCCGCGACCGAACTCGTACGGACGCTGAACGTCCCGGCGTACATGAACGGGGCGGGCCGCGGCACCCTGCCGCCCGGCGATCCGCACCACTTCCAGCTCTCGCGCCGCTACGCCTTCTCCAACGCCGACCTCATCATCATCGTGGGGACGCCCTTCGACTTCCGGATGGGCTACGGCAAGCGGCTCTCCCCCGACGCCACCGTCGTACAGATCGACCTCGACTACCGCACGGTCGGCAAGAACCGGGACGTCGACCTCGGGATCGTCGGTGACGCGGGCCTGGTCCTCAAGGCCGTCACCGAGGCCGCGAGCGGGCGGCTCAACGGCGGCGCGGTCAAGCGCAAGGCCTGGCTGGAGGAGCTGCGCGCCGCCGAACAGACCGCGATCGAGAAGAGGTTGCCGAGCCTGAGGTCGGACGCGTCGCCGATCCACCCCTACCGGCTGGTCAGCGAGATCAACGAGTTCCTCACCGAGGACTCGATCTACATCGGGGACGGCGGCGACATCGTGACCTTCTCCGGTCAGGTCGTGCAGCCGAAGTCGCCCGGGCACTGGATGGACCCGGGGCCGCTCGGCACGCTCGGGGTGGGGGTGCCGTTCGTGCTGGCCGCCAAGCAGGCCCGGCCGGACAAGGAGGTCGTGGCGCTCTTCGGTGACGGCGCGTTCTCCCTCACCGGGTGGGACTTCGAGACGCTGGTCCGCTACGACCTGCCCTTCGTCGGCATCGTCGGCAACAACTCCTCGATGAACCAGATCCGTTACGGCCAGAAGGCCAAGTACGGCGACGAGCGGCAGCGGGTCGGCAACACCCTCGGGGACGTCCACTACGACAAGTTCGCCCAGATGCTGGGCGGTTACGGCGAAGAGGTCCGCGACCCCGCCGACATCGGACCGGCGCTGCGGCGGGCCCGCGAGTCCGGGCTGCCGTCCCTGATCAACGTCTGGGTCGACCCGGACGCGTACGCCCCCGGAACCATGAACCAGACCATGTACAAGTAG